From Haliaeetus albicilla chromosome 15, bHalAlb1.1, whole genome shotgun sequence, a single genomic window includes:
- the CBY2 gene encoding protein chibby homolog 2 → MSVFDLTNQSIECTDPEIEYITPRIKLRDEVFVFVDGKWVNEIYCQPSFTSHQKVFSKKVQSEWSIWEENRALWEENQVLRLENRRLWEENRALQCLQSQNKTVQVIYTDAIQQSLQKENKLFPFFQERNKCFQVSPGNKALRAVQEKNRVLEDFQQENETVPIIWKDQQATTVHEESKDASSDLQKDADAVAVVEEGNPGSAPQQEHEAKEKSTTPTQSKIKPAQSTQSEYEILWALQDLYELLHVFLKVNHLLGEKQGCHVLYDVNRSFQEDHNKMKMQLNAIKNTVSDITAQMEMLEKELIAITSPMFEAAGGKLPTEHQLGEM, encoded by the coding sequence ATGTCTGTTTTTGATCTGACGAACCAGAGCATTGAGTGTACAGATCCTGAGATAGAATATATCACCCCACGGATAAAACTGAGGGATGAGGTGTTTGTCTTTGTGGATGGTAAATGGGTGAATGAGATCTACTGCCAGCCATCCTTCACATCCCACCAGAAAGTCTTCAGCAAGAAGGTACAGAGTGAGTGGAGCATCTGGGAGGAGAACAGAGCGCTCTGGGAGGAAAACCAAGTCCTCCGGCTGGAAAACAGGAGGctctgggaagaaaacaggGCTCTGCAATGTCTCCAGTCACAGAACAAAACTGTCCAGGTTATTTACACTGATGCCATTCAGCAAAGcctccagaaggaaaacaagctgTTCCCGTTCTTCCAAGAGAGGAACAAATGCTTTCAGGTCAGCCCAGGCAACAAAGCTCTCCGGGCGGTCCAGGAAAAGAATAGAGTCTTAGAGGATTTCCAGCAGGAGAATGAAACAGTCCCCATCATCTGGAAAGACCAACAAGCCACCACAGTCCATGAAGAGAGCAAAGATGCCAGCTCAGATCTCCAGAAGGATGCTGACGCCGTCGCAGTTGTGGAAGAAGGTAACCCTGGCTCAGCCCCCCAGCAGGAACATGAAGCTAAAGAGAAGAGCACCACTCCAACCCAGAGTAAGATCAAGCCTGCCCAAAGCACGCAGAGCGAATATGAAATCCTCTGGGCTCTCCAAGATTTATATGAACTCCTCCACGTCTTCCTGAAAGTGAACCATCTCCTTGGGGAGAAACAGGGCTGTCACGTTCTCTACGATGTGAACAGATCCTTCCAAGAAGATCACAACAAAATGAAGATGCAGCTGAATGCCATTAAAAACACCGTGTCAGACATTACGGCTCAAATGGAAATGTTGGAAAAGGAGCTCATCGCCATCACTTCCCCAATGTTCgaagcagcaggagggaagCTGCCAACTGAGCATCAGCTTGGAGAGATGTGA